A window of the Corynebacterium minutissimum genome harbors these coding sequences:
- a CDS encoding trypsin-like serine protease yields MRLPSRLAASLLAITSAVVLSACGSSSSTVATITTTTLNLPGAGAGLEGGGAPDNEQHPDTQASEKGSDKVLDGDALWDNTTEIPQAERPEPRVDLAQPEAAEYFMTAGVLTPGVAIYNLENSGRCSAGHFAGDGQRLFILTAGHCGDKGDTFYYNDSAGNRVKIGEMVLEARNTNTEHINSADIGLIEVSNPAAKVSTSPALNAPLIGWMSLDEVDLAHPTICRAGSTRGVSCGNYLGRDADQGLFAFGNDSDRGDSGGPVYAVIDNELYAVGVMSYVVDEPNNQEAGAMEIGNTMQHFGLTLYI; encoded by the coding sequence ATGCGCCTTCCCTCCCGCCTCGCGGCTTCTCTCCTCGCCATCACCTCCGCTGTCGTGCTCAGCGCCTGCGGCAGTTCTTCTTCCACGGTCGCAACGATTACCACGACTACGCTGAACCTTCCGGGTGCAGGCGCCGGTCTGGAGGGCGGCGGCGCCCCTGATAATGAGCAGCACCCCGATACGCAGGCCTCGGAGAAAGGCTCGGACAAGGTCCTCGATGGCGACGCGCTGTGGGATAACACCACCGAAATTCCCCAAGCCGAGCGTCCAGAGCCGCGCGTTGACCTAGCCCAGCCGGAAGCGGCCGAATACTTCATGACGGCAGGAGTGCTGACCCCGGGTGTTGCAATCTACAACCTCGAAAATAGCGGACGCTGTTCCGCAGGCCATTTTGCGGGCGACGGCCAGCGCCTCTTCATCCTCACCGCAGGCCACTGCGGCGATAAAGGCGATACGTTCTATTACAACGACAGCGCCGGAAACCGCGTCAAAATTGGTGAGATGGTCCTAGAGGCGCGCAACACCAACACCGAACACATTAACTCCGCCGATATCGGCCTAATCGAAGTATCTAATCCTGCAGCCAAGGTATCCACATCCCCGGCTCTCAACGCACCGTTGATCGGATGGATGAGCCTTGACGAAGTCGACCTGGCACACCCCACCATCTGCCGTGCTGGCTCCACGCGAGGGGTTTCTTGTGGTAACTATCTTGGGCGAGATGCTGACCAGGGGTTGTTTGCCTTCGGTAACGACAGCGACCGTGGAGACAGCGGCGGCCCCGTCTACGCCGTCATCGATAACGAGCTCTACGCCGTGGGCGTCATGTCATACGTCGTTGATGAGCCCAATAATCAGGAAGCCGGCGCCATGGAAATTGGCAACACAATGCAGCATTTTGGTCTTACCCTCTACATCTAA
- a CDS encoding chorismate mutase, whose translation MSASHADSSSASLNPEHHNPNVVDNGLDIRMPSGTDDPLSDAEIQRYREEINRLDRVILDAIKRRTDISRTIGKTRMSSGGTRLVHTREIAILNEFRDELGEEGPSIASALLRLGRGKLG comes from the coding sequence ATGAGCGCTTCACATGCAGATTCTTCCTCCGCAAGCCTAAACCCAGAGCACCACAACCCCAACGTGGTCGATAACGGGCTTGACATCCGTATGCCGTCCGGTACGGACGATCCGTTGAGCGATGCCGAGATTCAACGCTACCGCGAAGAAATCAACCGGCTCGACCGTGTCATTCTTGACGCTATCAAGCGCCGCACCGATATTTCGCGCACAATAGGTAAGACTCGCATGAGCTCCGGCGGTACGCGCCTAGTTCATACCCGCGAGATCGCCATTCTCAACGAGTTCCGTGATGAGCTCGGTGAGGAAGGCCCCTCCATTGCCTCCGCTCTGCTCCGATTAGGTCGCGGCAAGCTGGGCTAG
- the pcrA gene encoding DNA helicase PcrA: MNNESPFSPRSSAPRTSSPFSPAPAEPAADDALFGLPPEPPMEPEPEPEEPEMGVDPLLEGLNPQQAEAVTHSGSPLLIVAGAGSGKTAVLTRRIAFLMRSRGVAPWQILAITFTNKAAAEMKERVGQLVGPVAERMWVSTFHSICVRILRNNAQLVPGLNTNFTIYDGDDARRLLTMIAKDMQLDLKKYSARVLANQISNRKNELISPEEARAEAEKTKNPFELTVAKVFEEYQRRLRAANSVDFDDLIGEVVRIFNQHPQVVEFYRRRFKHVLIDEYQDTNHAQYALVSALVGRGELPHDAPELCVVGDSDQSIYAFRGATIRNIQEFERDYPQAHTILLEQNYRSTQTILNAANAVIAKNEGRRKKNLWTAHGEGEQIVGYVADNEHDEARYIASEIDSLADKGKSYSDIAIMYRTNNASRALEDVFVRSGIPYKVVGGTRFYERREIRDLVAYLRIMDNPDDTVSLRRIINVPKRAIGDKAQAQIALHAENLGVSFGAALRDAADGQVAGLGTRAVNAVSKFNEMMDGVREQLPGMTNEVTGQPDLGELLNALLDATGYRAELENSNDPQDGARLDNLNELVSVAREFSSEAANQMAFTGADAQETPELAEGEAAPGSLQAFLEKVSLVADADQIPDHESGVVTLMTLHTAKGLEFPVVFLTGWEDGQFPHMRSLGDPKELSEERRLAYVGITRAREQLYLTRAILRSSWGNPVTNPASRFLAEVPEDLIDWRREEPNSSLSSAWGGDDSYYYGRSFGSDSGFFRSRGRGGQGGSGSRGATSSPSQRTRRPASATSMPKNNHLNLVVGDRVNHAKYGLGTVIEASGTGARATVTVDFGSAGKVRLMLIGGVPMEKL, translated from the coding sequence ATGAACAACGAATCTCCTTTTAGCCCTCGCTCATCCGCGCCACGGACCTCTTCACCCTTTAGCCCTGCCCCTGCGGAACCTGCTGCAGACGATGCCTTGTTTGGTCTGCCGCCGGAGCCACCAATGGAGCCGGAACCGGAACCAGAAGAGCCGGAAATGGGCGTTGATCCACTGCTGGAAGGACTTAACCCACAGCAGGCAGAGGCCGTAACCCACTCTGGCTCGCCGCTGCTTATTGTTGCCGGTGCAGGATCCGGCAAGACGGCAGTGTTGACGCGGCGCATTGCCTTTCTTATGCGCTCGCGCGGGGTAGCTCCTTGGCAGATTCTCGCTATCACCTTTACCAACAAGGCAGCTGCAGAGATGAAGGAGCGCGTCGGCCAGCTTGTCGGCCCGGTGGCTGAGCGCATGTGGGTGTCTACGTTCCACTCCATTTGTGTACGCATCTTGCGTAACAATGCGCAGCTCGTGCCAGGGTTGAACACGAACTTCACCATTTATGACGGCGATGATGCGCGCCGGTTGCTCACCATGATTGCCAAAGATATGCAGTTGGATCTCAAGAAGTATTCTGCTCGCGTTCTGGCTAATCAGATTTCGAACCGCAAGAATGAACTCATCTCCCCGGAAGAGGCACGTGCGGAAGCGGAGAAGACGAAAAATCCCTTTGAACTCACCGTGGCGAAGGTTTTTGAGGAGTACCAGCGCCGCCTGCGTGCAGCGAACTCTGTGGATTTTGATGACCTCATTGGTGAGGTTGTGCGCATTTTCAACCAGCACCCACAGGTGGTGGAGTTCTATCGTCGCCGCTTCAAGCATGTGCTTATCGACGAATACCAGGACACCAACCACGCGCAGTACGCACTCGTATCTGCCTTGGTGGGCAGGGGAGAGCTTCCCCACGATGCTCCTGAATTGTGCGTGGTGGGTGACTCGGACCAGTCTATTTATGCCTTCCGCGGGGCCACGATCCGTAATATCCAAGAATTCGAGCGTGATTACCCGCAAGCGCACACGATTCTTCTGGAACAAAATTACCGCTCGACCCAAACCATTTTGAACGCAGCGAATGCTGTCATTGCCAAGAACGAGGGCCGCCGCAAGAAGAATCTATGGACGGCACACGGCGAAGGCGAGCAGATTGTGGGCTACGTGGCGGATAACGAGCACGATGAAGCTCGCTATATCGCTTCTGAAATCGATTCTCTTGCGGATAAGGGGAAGTCCTATTCCGATATTGCGATCATGTACCGCACGAATAATGCTTCCCGTGCGCTTGAGGATGTGTTCGTACGTTCCGGCATTCCCTACAAGGTGGTAGGCGGAACACGCTTCTATGAACGCCGTGAGATTCGAGACCTCGTGGCTTACCTGCGCATTATGGATAACCCAGATGACACGGTGAGCCTCCGCCGCATTATCAATGTGCCTAAGCGCGCTATCGGTGACAAGGCCCAAGCACAAATTGCTCTCCACGCGGAAAACCTTGGCGTTAGCTTTGGGGCTGCTCTGCGGGACGCTGCGGACGGACAAGTCGCTGGGCTGGGAACACGCGCAGTTAATGCGGTGAGCAAATTTAACGAGATGATGGACGGCGTGCGTGAACAGCTGCCGGGCATGACCAATGAGGTCACCGGCCAGCCCGACCTAGGAGAGCTGCTGAATGCGCTGCTTGATGCCACCGGCTACCGCGCCGAACTCGAAAATTCCAACGACCCGCAGGACGGGGCCCGTCTGGATAACCTCAACGAATTGGTGTCCGTGGCTCGTGAATTCAGTTCAGAGGCAGCCAACCAGATGGCGTTTACGGGCGCGGATGCGCAGGAGACTCCTGAGCTTGCGGAGGGCGAAGCCGCGCCGGGTTCGTTGCAGGCCTTCCTTGAAAAAGTCTCGCTCGTGGCGGACGCGGACCAGATTCCGGACCACGAATCCGGAGTCGTCACACTGATGACTCTGCACACCGCAAAGGGCCTTGAATTCCCAGTGGTCTTCCTGACCGGCTGGGAGGACGGCCAGTTCCCGCACATGCGCTCTTTGGGTGACCCGAAAGAGCTGAGTGAGGAACGCCGCCTCGCCTACGTGGGCATTACCCGCGCTCGGGAGCAGCTCTACCTCACGCGCGCGATTCTTCGTTCGTCGTGGGGTAACCCAGTGACGAACCCGGCCAGTCGCTTCCTCGCCGAGGTCCCGGAGGACCTCATCGACTGGCGCCGTGAAGAACCAAACAGCTCTCTGTCCAGCGCGTGGGGTGGAGATGACTCTTACTACTATGGACGCAGCTTTGGCTCGGACAGCGGGTTTTTCCGCTCCCGAGGACGAGGCGGCCAAGGCGGCTCGGGCTCGCGAGGCGCTACGTCTTCCCCTTCGCAGCGCACGCGGAGGCCAGCTTCGGCCACATCAATGCCGAAGAATAACCATCTCAATTTAGTTGTAGGGGACCGCGTCAACCACGCGAAGTACGGGCTGGGCACGGTCATCGAGGCCTCCGGAACCGGTGCACGCGCAACGGTCACCGTGGACTTCGGTTCAGCGGGCAAAGTCCGCCTCATGCTTATCGGCGGTGTGCCGATGGAAAAGCTCTAA
- a CDS encoding M23 family metallopeptidase, with protein sequence MKRTLCALAAVAASATATVAAPAFAAEPAASVDVSDGSSKGTVEADINEESKVDLFKAVTGLLTSTAGALNGASVPTVNATESGYDIVLDPSSIPGLAEAFAPDGDHSGLTPMRGEDADGNTVVFPTSGTFTSGFGPRWGTFHNGIDVANPIGTPIYAVMDGEVISSGAAQGFGNWIRIQHDDGTITVYGHMPSDQLLVNVGDRVEAGDQISVIGNEGHSTGPHLHFEVHPGGGAAVDPVEWFAERGILI encoded by the coding sequence ATGAAGCGCACCCTCTGCGCACTCGCCGCCGTGGCCGCAAGCGCGACCGCGACCGTTGCAGCACCGGCGTTCGCCGCCGAACCCGCAGCGAGCGTGGACGTTTCCGATGGCTCCTCCAAGGGGACTGTCGAGGCGGACATCAACGAAGAGTCCAAAGTAGACCTCTTCAAGGCTGTCACGGGACTGCTCACCTCAACGGCCGGCGCTTTGAACGGCGCATCCGTCCCTACCGTCAATGCCACTGAGAGCGGATACGACATCGTTCTTGACCCATCTAGCATTCCTGGACTCGCAGAGGCCTTCGCCCCCGATGGCGATCACTCCGGCCTCACCCCTATGCGCGGCGAGGATGCGGATGGCAACACCGTGGTGTTCCCGACGTCCGGCACGTTCACCTCTGGCTTCGGCCCACGCTGGGGTACCTTCCACAACGGTATCGATGTGGCGAACCCCATCGGCACCCCGATCTACGCCGTCATGGACGGCGAGGTCATTTCCTCTGGCGCAGCCCAGGGCTTTGGCAACTGGATTCGCATCCAGCACGATGACGGAACCATCACGGTCTACGGCCACATGCCCAGCGACCAGCTCCTGGTCAACGTGGGCGACCGCGTGGAAGCCGGCGACCAAATTTCTGTCATCGGCAACGAGGGCCACTCCACCGGCCCGCACCTGCACTTCGAGGTTCACCCAGGCGGCGGCGCAGCCGTTGACCCAGTGGAGTGGTTCGCCGAGCGCGGCATCCTCATCTAG
- a CDS encoding FtsX-like permease family protein — MPAITAATRPTRRDLWRHPWRTIAAVILIALPVALVVGFSLFQQSTNLATSLFSADRSIQVRQDQKDVTNAEVPQLAADILPTGSTISPITTYYSTSILRGESSTNSWLAQFDVENPPEKIQGVVDKLGLGPSEIVLSRKSARDLDAKVGDTVSFLGRDIEGERHATVAAIGPDDADFVTAPALGDTPKHTSTSSHTTWLINGDEPLTPEMQDKAAEKGLDLWGPELGTSLPTQSDHPSVSEALEAIVFFVFFASIYIIAGLLILFLLAPVFTLAMGRNTRLYALMSSQGALPRHIMLAVMAYGFFMGIIGATLGLAVGLSGGWIAWLVRYPDFPIRLPWVECVGAWLVAVVGSVIVSIVPAWLAQRSALAQAIQGGAPDRLLRFRPWMAIGPVVLPLLLLFSFTKMGESFPTLIVLFGVIAIAGSAPALVFLCSTVVRRGPLPLRLAGRGLTRRSMHALPTAIAIVAITFTTTVFGVSIMTANAKSRAEERTVMPETSALIQGGLYGEPVKESNEDERAAAEAATNTSPGSIHPYYVYPSQNASYWDQDAGEVYSLSTEFDFVCTQVDTTVPVERAVFIDSQGRRTDESPEAREECAHEMMTMFVYNPLTNDSRLIQADSTQLDLWHFDSEQDRQAAARTLDAGGIVLPHNSHVGEHTEGTVTVDTFKDFSATKKSDTTSATVPIAEALPTMARDIVLVSPQAGAALGMEPSYVGRAIAFNEVPDDKTRQELDDVATQASHSQYFLSWASTPVEDMRFYPALAMGLICLIVLALIIANAATSMRQENNVFQSIGAEPTLMSRVSAWQTWLVATASMLFGVLTGHIGAYVFADNPRYLFDPPPYALRGQDYFVPDWWSLLAVLVVPLVAAALAAAVNRTREGAALTARDRSESRSLT; from the coding sequence ATGCCAGCGATCACCGCCGCTACCCGCCCTACCCGGCGCGACCTGTGGCGCCACCCCTGGCGCACTATCGCTGCCGTTATTCTCATTGCCTTACCCGTGGCGCTCGTGGTTGGTTTCTCACTGTTTCAACAATCAACCAACCTGGCTACTTCGCTCTTTTCCGCGGATCGCAGCATTCAGGTGCGCCAAGACCAGAAGGACGTCACCAACGCGGAGGTGCCCCAGCTAGCTGCTGACATTCTTCCCACGGGTTCCACTATCTCGCCCATCACTACCTACTACAGCACCTCGATTCTGCGGGGCGAGAGTTCCACCAACTCCTGGCTCGCCCAGTTCGATGTGGAAAACCCTCCGGAGAAGATTCAAGGGGTCGTCGATAAGCTCGGCCTCGGCCCCAGCGAGATTGTCCTCTCCCGCAAGTCTGCCCGTGACCTTGACGCAAAGGTGGGTGATACCGTCTCGTTCCTCGGCCGAGACATTGAGGGCGAGCGTCACGCCACAGTGGCCGCCATCGGGCCCGATGACGCCGACTTCGTCACCGCCCCTGCTTTGGGTGATACTCCGAAGCACACGTCCACTTCCTCACATACCACGTGGCTCATTAATGGCGATGAACCCCTTACCCCGGAGATGCAAGATAAGGCCGCCGAGAAGGGCCTTGACTTGTGGGGCCCAGAGCTCGGCACATCCCTTCCGACTCAGAGCGATCACCCGTCGGTGTCGGAAGCACTCGAAGCCATCGTCTTCTTTGTGTTCTTCGCCAGCATCTACATCATTGCTGGCCTGCTCATCCTTTTCCTCCTTGCTCCTGTGTTCACCCTCGCCATGGGGCGCAATACCCGCCTTTACGCGCTCATGTCGAGCCAGGGCGCGTTGCCACGCCACATCATGCTGGCGGTCATGGCCTACGGCTTTTTCATGGGCATCATCGGTGCCACGCTCGGACTTGCCGTGGGACTGAGTGGCGGATGGATCGCATGGCTGGTGCGCTACCCGGACTTCCCCATCCGCTTGCCATGGGTTGAGTGCGTAGGCGCTTGGCTGGTCGCCGTCGTTGGTTCGGTCATCGTTTCCATCGTCCCGGCGTGGCTGGCGCAGCGCAGTGCCTTAGCCCAAGCGATTCAGGGCGGCGCTCCCGACCGCCTGCTGCGTTTCCGGCCGTGGATGGCCATCGGCCCTGTGGTGCTGCCACTGCTCCTGCTTTTTAGTTTCACCAAGATGGGCGAGTCCTTCCCTACCCTCATTGTGCTGTTTGGCGTTATCGCCATCGCTGGCTCGGCACCGGCTCTCGTGTTCCTGTGTTCGACGGTTGTTCGCCGCGGGCCTTTGCCTTTGCGCCTTGCCGGCCGCGGACTCACGCGTCGCAGTATGCATGCCTTGCCGACGGCCATCGCTATCGTGGCCATCACCTTCACCACCACAGTCTTCGGCGTATCCATCATGACCGCCAACGCCAAGAGCCGCGCCGAGGAGCGGACCGTCATGCCAGAGACCTCCGCACTTATTCAGGGAGGACTGTATGGCGAACCGGTAAAGGAGTCGAATGAGGACGAACGTGCGGCTGCCGAGGCCGCAACCAACACTTCCCCCGGCTCTATTCACCCCTACTACGTCTATCCTTCCCAAAACGCGTCCTACTGGGATCAGGATGCGGGAGAGGTGTACAGCCTGAGCACCGAGTTTGATTTTGTGTGCACGCAGGTTGACACCACGGTTCCCGTGGAAAGGGCTGTCTTCATCGACTCTCAAGGCCGCCGCACTGACGAATCGCCGGAGGCCCGTGAAGAGTGCGCGCACGAGATGATGACCATGTTTGTCTACAACCCGTTAACCAATGACTCACGGCTTATCCAGGCTGACTCCACGCAGCTAGATTTGTGGCACTTCGACTCGGAGCAGGACCGCCAGGCTGCTGCCCGCACGCTCGATGCGGGCGGCATCGTCCTGCCCCACAATTCCCACGTGGGCGAGCACACTGAGGGCACGGTCACCGTGGATACCTTTAAGGATTTCTCGGCTACAAAGAAGAGCGACACAACCTCTGCCACCGTTCCTATCGCGGAGGCTCTGCCCACCATGGCGCGCGATATCGTGTTGGTGAGTCCCCAGGCAGGCGCGGCGTTGGGGATGGAGCCGTCTTACGTTGGCCGAGCGATTGCCTTCAACGAGGTTCCGGATGACAAGACTCGCCAAGAGCTTGACGACGTCGCCACCCAAGCCTCCCACTCCCAGTACTTCTTGAGCTGGGCCTCGACGCCCGTCGAAGACATGCGCTTCTACCCCGCACTCGCTATGGGGCTGATCTGCCTGATTGTGTTGGCGCTCATCATTGCCAACGCTGCGACGAGCATGCGGCAGGAGAACAACGTTTTCCAATCCATCGGTGCTGAGCCCACACTCATGTCCCGAGTATCGGCATGGCAGACGTGGCTGGTGGCCACAGCAAGCATGCTCTTCGGTGTGCTGACCGGTCATATCGGCGCCTATGTCTTTGCAGACAACCCCCGCTATCTGTTCGATCCACCGCCATATGCGCTGCGCGGACAGGATTACTTCGTTCCGGACTGGTGGTCACTCCTCGCAGTGCTCGTTGTACCGCTGGTGGCTGCCGCACTTGCCGCCGCCGTAAACCGCACACGTGAAGGAGCAGCACTGACTGCCCGTGACCGCAGCGAAAGCAGGTCGTTGACTTAG
- a CDS encoding ABC transporter ATP-binding protein: MTPESVPASRNTPYPLELENITCVFGSGARQVTALDSVNLQLSPGELVAVMGPSGSGKSTLLNVAGLLQPPTSGRVLLDGADASQLSKSKAALARRRHLGLVFQHFNLVSSLTVGENVALPLELDGLNPAQCREAVEEALSEVGLDGTIDRFPEEISGGQAQRVAIARALIGPRKVLLADEPTGALDTATSEDIMKVLRSRIDAGASGILVTHEPRFAGWADRVVMVRDGRLTGEEAR, encoded by the coding sequence ATGACCCCAGAATCAGTGCCGGCATCCCGGAACACTCCCTACCCGCTCGAACTCGAGAACATCACCTGCGTCTTTGGCAGCGGTGCCCGCCAGGTCACTGCCTTGGATTCGGTAAACCTCCAACTGTCCCCCGGCGAACTCGTTGCCGTTATGGGACCGTCCGGTTCCGGTAAGTCCACGCTGCTCAATGTCGCTGGCCTGCTTCAGCCGCCGACATCGGGCCGCGTGCTTCTCGACGGCGCCGATGCCTCCCAGCTCTCCAAGTCCAAGGCCGCGCTTGCCCGCCGCCGCCATTTGGGCCTCGTATTCCAGCACTTCAACCTGGTCTCGTCGCTCACTGTCGGCGAGAATGTCGCCCTTCCTCTGGAACTGGACGGCCTCAATCCTGCGCAATGCCGCGAGGCAGTTGAGGAAGCACTCAGTGAGGTCGGCCTTGACGGCACCATCGACCGCTTCCCCGAGGAAATTTCTGGTGGACAAGCGCAGCGCGTCGCCATCGCTCGTGCACTCATCGGACCGCGCAAGGTGCTCCTCGCTGACGAGCCCACCGGCGCCCTCGATACTGCAACGAGTGAGGACATCATGAAGGTCCTGCGCTCTCGCATTGACGCCGGTGCATCAGGCATCTTGGTCACCCACGAACCGCGCTTTGCCGGCTGGGCCGATCGTGTAGTCATGGTCCGCGATGGCCGCCTCACCGGCGAGGAGGCTCGATAA
- a CDS encoding PadR family transcriptional regulator, giving the protein MSVKHSVLALLSEEPATASHIKNRFADSFDGLWPLNMGQVAQTLSRLERDGLIATDGELTGPTGRRATSYAITDAGRTELAEWWTSTTHKDSIERDELVLKVTLAARRSDVDVIAVLDAQRFATVRQLRELNRQAAELPAERSAQRLAVERQIFDLESLSRWLDRVESLTNPSAPTSSEEAPK; this is encoded by the coding sequence ATGTCCGTTAAACACTCCGTCCTCGCCCTTCTCAGCGAGGAACCTGCTACAGCCAGCCACATCAAAAACCGCTTTGCTGATTCCTTCGATGGCCTGTGGCCGCTCAACATGGGTCAGGTCGCACAGACCTTAAGCCGCCTTGAGCGCGATGGGCTCATAGCCACCGATGGTGAGCTCACCGGGCCTACCGGGCGCCGCGCCACGAGCTATGCCATTACCGACGCTGGACGCACCGAGCTTGCCGAATGGTGGACATCCACAACCCACAAAGACAGCATCGAGCGCGACGAACTCGTTCTCAAAGTCACGCTTGCGGCTCGCCGTTCAGACGTCGACGTCATCGCTGTCCTGGATGCCCAGCGCTTCGCCACTGTTCGCCAACTCCGTGAGCTCAACCGTCAGGCCGCTGAACTTCCCGCCGAACGCAGCGCCCAGCGCCTTGCGGTTGAACGGCAAATCTTCGACTTGGAATCCCTCTCACGCTGGCTCGACCGCGTGGAATCCCTCACCAACCCATCCGCCCCCACGTCTTCAGAGGAGGCCCCGAAATGA
- a CDS encoding M23 family metallopeptidase — protein MRSKTQRSAGRHRKITTSQTAKGRIAVVTVAAGAVSTAGVGGAAAGTIQSSGTEETKTQSIDYTLQADTDPLKDAQASIQDAAPQILAIAESKPVSDLAAQLDKAIQAADARAAADEANRAPSVARPAEGVFTSGFGPRWGSFHSGIDIANAVGTPILSVMDGTVIDSGPASGYGQWIRIKHDDGSMSVYGHMQTLDVAVGERVHAGQKIAGMGSLGFSTGSHLHFEIHPTGEGAVDPIPWLAERGVNIS, from the coding sequence ATGCGAAGCAAGACTCAGCGGAGCGCAGGTCGCCACCGCAAGATCACCACCTCACAGACCGCGAAGGGACGCATTGCAGTCGTCACCGTCGCCGCTGGTGCCGTATCCACCGCTGGCGTAGGTGGTGCAGCCGCCGGCACCATCCAGTCGAGCGGAACTGAGGAGACCAAGACCCAGTCCATCGACTACACCCTGCAGGCAGATACCGATCCGTTGAAGGACGCACAGGCCTCCATCCAGGATGCTGCCCCACAGATTCTTGCAATTGCTGAGTCCAAGCCGGTATCCGATCTGGCCGCTCAGCTCGATAAGGCCATCCAGGCCGCTGATGCCCGCGCTGCTGCCGATGAGGCAAACCGCGCTCCGTCCGTTGCCCGCCCGGCAGAAGGTGTCTTCACTTCCGGCTTCGGCCCGCGCTGGGGTTCTTTCCACTCCGGCATCGATATCGCTAACGCCGTAGGTACCCCCATCCTGTCTGTCATGGACGGCACCGTTATCGATTCCGGCCCGGCCTCCGGCTACGGTCAGTGGATTCGCATCAAGCACGATGATGGCTCCATGAGCGTCTACGGCCACATGCAGACCCTCGATGTTGCCGTGGGCGAGCGCGTCCACGCCGGCCAGAAGATTGCTGGCATGGGCTCCCTGGGATTCTCCACCGGCTCCCACCTCCACTTCGAAATTCACCCCACCGGTGAAGGCGCTGTAGACCCCATCCCGTGGCTCGCAGAGCGCGGCGTCAACATCTCCTAA